From the Helianthus annuus cultivar XRQ/B chromosome 17, HanXRQr2.0-SUNRISE, whole genome shotgun sequence genome, the window gatcggatggtcatccgttcggatgaccattcaatcgaatggtcattcgatcgagtggctccggcGAGTTGGTTTTCGGTGTTTcgtttcgcgtgttgagcgttgcgatacATTAAGCGAGTTTTGATTAAGCGATGCGATGGGTTAATAATAATCACACAattactatatctaacatacaatcctcctaaataacttgcgtttagcgtttgcgattaaattgcgttgcgatagagtttgCGATTGTGTCTTCGAATAatcataaataaacatgcacaagtaacacataaatagcacacacacgtaaaacaatatctagaacacataattcgagttgcAAATGCGATTGCGATAAAGCGATAaggcgataaacatcgattaaacctcgattattaatagatattccacataatacaattaaagCAAACCAAAAATAGAATTTGATTGCAAGTCAGGGAGTACAAATcagtaattaagcaaggagtgacaggtcacaattagcaatcttttcttcctttgactttgattttgacttgtactttgactttcagaacacagggtgttacaatgtgtgtgtatgtgtgtttaATATGGATACATGTTACAAcctaaatagtgtttaaaacatAAAAGGGTCTAGTATGAACTCACGGTTTGCGAAGAAAAATCCACAAAATGCGAGTGAGTTTAAGGGATATAACACACCAAAGTCACCCTAAAATGTTAAACAAAGGTGTATGAGCATAAGCATTTGAAGATTGGAAAATCAATCGGAATTTACGAGTATGAAAATACATAAAACATATCCGACCTAGACACTTACTTAGACACTGTTACTAGTGTATGTTTTTCATGAGTGTTAAACACTGTCCAAATAAGGAATATAAGACTATGATATTTCCACCTTAAAACATAACATCAAGAGTTTCACCATTGCACAAAATCACCAACATTGTTGATGATTTGGATGGTCATGAGTATAAGGGAAAAATGCTTAATTAAACTAACTATTTTGCTAAGTAACCAAGTGCGGGATGGTGGAAGTTTAGTTGTAGAACCAAGGTCCAAAACATCACCATTTGTACCTTAACACAAGTCTTCCAACATTGCTTGTTTGGAGACTTGGTTTGGTTTCACTCACATAGACGGTTGTGGGTTATTTAGAGACTTAGAACATATAAAATGGAGGCATATGAATCTCAAAGTTTCTGGAAATAAACCTTAACACAAGTCCCTCAACATGGAAACTTGTTGGTGACTTGGTTTGGAAGAAGTTCCAAAAAACAAAGAATGAAAACATGTACATAAACCTTAAGAAAAATCCCAACTTTGACATCAAAAATGGTGGTTGACCATCCTCATTTACCTTGGTAAACAAGTAACTCCTAAAGGTTTTCCAAGTATGAGGAAGAAGAAAACAAGTAAGAAAAGTGCAAGAAAGAAGCCAAAACTCACTGTTTTGGTCTTTGAGTTTTCTGCCCAAAGTGGAAGAATTTAGAGATTTGAGAGTATTGAGAGAGATTTAGGAGTGGTGAAAGTGTTTAGGAGGTGTTAGGAGTTTGTATTTCTTAAGTGGTTGGGGTATTAAAGGAGTTGGTTGGGAGTTAAAAGGAGggaaaattcaaaaatacaagtTGATTCGCGATTCTGCAGTCAGGTGCACCCCTCGCGGACCGCAAAGGGGTGTATATGGTCCACAAGGATCGTCTAATCCTTCGAAAAttccattttagtccctgaacttgttTGGTTGGTTATTTTATGCTATAAATTCATTGTTTTGCATGTTTTTTGGGTGTTTAAAGTGTATGCAAGCATGTAATTGATAATAACACTTATGAAataaagaaaacaaaattttgatgTGTTGTGTGGTTTTGAATTGAATGCGTATCCGTGAATGTTTATGCATTATGCAAGAATTTGTTtcacaaaataatataaaagaTAATTTCTATTATAATCAAGTCTCAGAATTACAAGAAATCAAAGAGAAAGTACGAATTGcatcaaaataaaaaaagaaagaaaaaatacGGGACATTACAAAGTCAATATTTCTTTTTAAGGTGCTTCCAGATACGGATCCAATGAAAGTGAGGTGAAGCACATAACTAGAAGGATTAGCGCACATGGTCATGTGCAATAACGTCACAATAACTCTTTTATACAATAAAAGAACTTGATGAATATAAAGATAGTTACTTAATACTAAGAGCCTTCACAATGGTTCTCATATATCTATTTGTGAGCAAGTTACTTATATTATAAGGAACAGTTATAAATAGTTGTGAGAGGATGAGAGAGAAAATGATACTGCTTATCTGCAAATATACGAGAAACATTGTTCGcccctataattttttttaatatttttgaaagtggttgtgagtgaaggaaagAGAAAAGACAatgataaatgtataaaaatattatttaattgaagagagagagagagagagagagaaagtaatgATTTTTAGTGTACTTATAGGAATGAAAATAAGAAATTCAATGTGAATACTCTGAGATCATTTAAGTAGCTGAAATTCGTAAAACTAATTATTGTTGTTCGTCAATGTAAAAACACACAATATATCAGTTTTAATTGTTTTAAAAGAAATGAAAATCCAGGGTCAAATTTAGTCTTTTTTTTCCCTTAGAATTATCAAAAACGAAATCGCTAAACCGAGATAAGAGTACTTGAACACACCATTGAGAATGAACTCATTCATTTTTACTGCATCATAATTTTAAAGAGGAAGAAACCCTAAATCAAATGAAAATACGGATTCCTTGTCGTAGATAACAATGATTGAATTTGGGTAAACAATTTCAAGATGAAAATCGGCAAAGCGGTGGCGGTGGAAGTAGAGCAGCGAAAGACGACAACATTTCACCGAGATTCATGGTGACGGTGGAAAGTGAGCGTGAAATGGTGTTAGGGAAAGAAAGTAGTGATGACATTGGGGAAGAAGAGAAGAAATGCCGTGGCAACATGAGGATGCAACAAGTGTAAAAAAACGTGGCTCAATAATATGTTTATACCGTTCAACCTTTGTTGTCGTGGCAACATGAGAATCCAACAAGTGTAAAAAAACATGGCTCAATAATATGATTATGCCGTTCAACCTTCGTTTCATTAATATAATAACTAAATATAAATATCTAATACAATATAAGAAGTCTTAATTAACTTTATCTTAGTTCTTATTTTAAtgacaaaatttttaaaaatcgaACTTTACCTTAAAAAGCTCATTCAGGATAAATAAGAATAAAAAACAAGGTGTTATTTCCTTCTTTTATAATATAAATCTCCATGGAGAATGGAGGTATCGCCATTGAGCTTTGACTATGCTCATGGCTTCCCTTCGCCTATAGTCGCATATACATACATAGCAACAATAATACATACACCAACAATAATCTCCAATGAGGTCAGATCTCTTTCTTTTATCTTcccacaataataataataataataatcacccTCACCCCACCCCTTAATCCACCCCCAATTTCATCCATTCTTCCTTCCTTTCTTTCACATCaatcaaaccaaaccaaaccccTTTTCGTTTATATTCCTTCCCCCCTTAAAAATCTCAGCTTTTTCCATCCACCTATTCGTTTAGTTTTTGTCGGTAATAACCGTTATTTCCTCAACCCTAGATTTGTTTTTAATTAGAGGGTTTATTGTTTCCAGCATTTGTTCTTCATGggtgatgatttgttatgtgatCGTACAGTTTGTAGTCAAGATTATGTGTTTTCTCCAATAAAGATTGGTGCTTGGACCGATTGGTGCAGTATGGATGATTATGAGGATATGGGGTTTGAATCTTTTGATGATtgtttgaatttgaatttgaatttgagtTTGAATTTGGATTTGAATGGGGAATGGAAGGATGATGTTATTAATAAGTTGCCTTCTGACCCTTTTGAGATGAATGTAAGTGGTGGGTGTACAATGATTAGGGGGTGGGTTCAAGAGGTTGATGAGGAGGATATTGGATATGTTCAATTTAGTGAAAAAATAATTGGGGATGAGATTAGTTTAGATGATGCAAATGGGTTCTTTTTGTTTGATGAAATATcgaaaaaagtcgggagcttgatCAAGAAAGATGGTGATGAGGAGGTTGAGGTTGAGGTTGGTGAGCCTCATGATGCTTTGTTTTTGGCTCTTGGGCATTTGGGAATAAGGGATTTGCTTTCGGTTGAAAGAGTTTGTAAGTCGTTTCGGGATGGTGTTCGTCATGATCCGTTGCTATGGAGGAATATAAGCATTGATCAACCGGTTGGGGAATCGTTTACTGATGACTCGCTTTTGAGGATTACGAATAGGGCGAATGGTAGTCTTCAGTCTTTGAGTCTTGTCAAGTGTTTAAAGATTACTGATATGGGTCTCAAGCATGTTTTTCAGCAAAATCTGGGGCTGATGAAGGTTAGTATTTTAGcttatatttatatgttttacgtGTTTATTTAGGGTTGTTTGGATTTGTATTTGAGTAATCTTCTAATCCGATTATTTAGGGCGTAACCAGCTTTATACTAGCAAGAAACCAAATTGATTATTAAAATGTGGATTAAAGTTGTTTATATGCCTTTATTTACTCCTTTTCTAATTAATCAAATGTTTCCAAACACTTGATATGTCAAAAATGATTATTACAACTTTAAGCAACAAAACCTTCAAGGGGGTGGCGCAATGGTAAGCAACCAATTCCTTCTAGCAGAGGTCTCAGGTTCGAATCAAGCTTCCACTGGTTTCTACCTTTGACCCCAGCTTTCTAGTTTGACGGGGCTTTATGTTTATAAAAAGAACTTCAAGCAACAAAAGTTCATTTAGAATCTATTTTCTGCACCATGTTTTATTACAACTTGATTTTCTAATTCTGAATACTCAATACTACATAATCTCTTATAAAACACACGTCCAAACACGCTCTAAACTGTGATGCAAGAGATTatgtttagacatgttttagCTACTCGAAGCTGCAAAAATGTTGGCAAGTTCTCAAATTTAAGGAAAATATTACTCCATTTGATGATAAGTTTTGTTGCATCTAGACACCTAGTATATAACTTCTTTTGGCTATTGTTGccattttttaattaattaatgaaTAAAATGCCAtattcatccctgaggtttggctagttttgtgACTTGtgtccaaaagtttgtttttttttttttttttttttttttttttgcatctggatccaaaaggtttgaaatcttgccattttcatccggcttgttaactccatccagtttctctgttaagtcagatgtcttttcgtcttttttgttaacttaaagggcaattcggtcttttaaATACTTGTACGTTATGCAAAATGCTTGTAcgtaaagtgaaaaagaccgaattgccctttaggTTAACAAAAAAGGACGAAAATACCTCTGACTTAaaagagaaaaatggatggagttaacgagccggatgaaaatggcaagatttcaaaccttttggatccagatgcaaaaaaacaaacctttggacgaaagttctaaattaattttttttatcgcTTTTAATAACTTTTTATGCAGCTAAACGTGGTGGGATGTAATGGGCTAAGTATGGAAGGTCTCTTGAACAATATAAAAGCTTCCGGGGGAGGTAGTATCAAACAGTTACGAATAGGCGGGCTGCATAGCATAACAATGGAGCAATTTCAAGAATTAAATAAACTATTATCCTTAAACAACAAAAACAAGCCTGGTTCACCTAAACCACGGTTCT encodes:
- the LOC110921008 gene encoding F-box protein SKIP14, whose translation is MGDDLLCDRTVCSQDYVFSPIKIGAWTDWCSMDDYEDMGFESFDDCLNLNLNLSLNLDLNGEWKDDVINKLPSDPFEMNVSGGCTMIRGWVQEVDEEDIGYVQFSEKIIGDEISLDDANGFFLFDEISKKVGSLIKKDGDEEVEVEVGEPHDALFLALGHLGIRDLLSVERVCKSFRDGVRHDPLLWRNISIDQPVGESFTDDSLLRITNRANGSLQSLSLVKCLKITDMGLKHVFQQNLGLMKLNVVGCNGLSMEGLLNNIKASGGGSIKQLRIGGLHSITMEQFQELNKLLSLNNKNKPGSPKPRFFHGGQLYLSFDDNRPIDIEACPKCHQLRQVYDCPAASCGGKHNNCRACTFCIPRCTSCGCCFNERDYIETFCLDLLCLDCLTRFLRFPDCCEDEDISVGGFRQRQRQQASYHFCLYG